The following proteins are encoded in a genomic region of Acipenser ruthenus chromosome 4, fAciRut3.2 maternal haplotype, whole genome shotgun sequence:
- the LOC117400348 gene encoding retinol dehydrogenase 10-A — protein MYRYSLVSDILITALASMNIAAEFFLVTLKVLWAFVLAGVKWLVRPKEKSVAGQVCLITGAGSGLGRLFAKEFARQRAVLVLWDINSQGNEETAEMVRQIYREMDSTPPKEGGVDGVEEVPPLQPQVFTYVCDVGKRESVYLTAEKVRREVGDVDVLVNNAGVVSGHHLLECPDELIERTMMVNCHAHFWTTKAFLPKMLEMNHGHIVTVASSLGLFSTAGVEDYCASKFGAVGFHESLSHELKATEKDGIKMTLVCPYLVDTDMFRGCRIRKEIEPFLPPLKSEYCVKQAMRAILTDQAMICTPRLMYMVNFMKSILPFEAVVCMYRFLGADKCMYPFIAQRKQAMNNNEAKN, from the exons ATGTACAGGTACAGTTTAGTTTCCGATATCCTTATCACTGCACTAGCTAGTATGAACATCGCTGCAGAGTTTTTCCTGGTCACTTTAAAAGTGCTCTGGGCTTTCGTGCTCGCGGGGGTAAAGTGGCTCGTCCGCCCCAAAGAGAAGAGTGTTGCGGGGCAGGTCTGCCTGATCACAGGGGCAGGCAGCGGGCTGGGGCGGCTGTTTGCCAAGGAGTTTGCCAGGCAGAGAGCAGTTCTTGTGCTGTGGGACATCAACAGCCAAGGCAACGAGGAGACGGCAGAGATGGTCCGACAAATCTACCGTGAGATGGACAGCACTCCGCCCAAAGAAG gtgGTGTGGATGGTGTGGAGGAGGTCCCTCCATTACAGCCTCAGGTGTTCACCTATGTTTGTGATGTGGGCAAACGCGAGAGCGTGTACCTGACCGCGGAGAAGGTGCGACGGGAGGTGGGTGATGTTGATGTCCTTGTTAACAACGCAGGAGTGGTGTCCGGTCACCACCTTCTCGAGTGCCCCGACGAGCTCATCGAGAGGACAATGATGGTAAACTGTCACGCCCACTTCTGG aCCACCAAGGCATTCCTTCCCAAGATGCTGGAGATGAATCATGGACACATTGTGACAGTTGCCAGTTCACTTGGATTGTTCAGCACTGCTGGTGTAGAG GATTACTGTGCAAGTAAATTTGGAGCTGTTGGATTTCATGAATCCTTAAGTCATGAGCTGAAGGCTACTGAAAAGGATGGCATCAAAATGACTCTGGTCTGTCCATACCTGGTAGACACTGACATGTTCCGAGGCTGCAGAATCAG AAAAGAAATTGAACCTTTCCTTCCACCACTGAAGTCTGAGTACTGTGTTAAACAAGCCATGCGGGCGATCCTCACGGATCAGGCCATGATCTGCACGCCTCGTCTCATGTACATGGTCAACTTCATGAAAAG CATCCTGCCTTTCGAAGCAGTTGTGTGTATGTATCGTTTTCTCGGAGCAGACAAATGCATGTATCCATTCATTGCTCAAAGAAAACAGGCAATGAACAATAATGAAGCTAAAAACTGA
- the LOC117400349 gene encoding large ribosomal subunit protein uL30-like translates to MAGVEGKKVPAVPESLLKRRKAFAAMKASRIKKMLSEKKVRKERRKLIYKRAEFYHKEYRQMYRREIRLSRMARKVGNYYVPAEPKLAFVIRIRGINGVSPKVRKVLQLLRLRQIFNGVFVKLNKASINMLRIAEPYIAWGYPNLKSVRELIYKRGHGKINKQRIALVDNDLIEKNLGKTGILCTEDLIHEIYTVGRNFKAANNFLWPFKLSTPRGGMNKKTTHFVEGGDAGNREDQINRLIRRMN, encoded by the exons ATGGCGGGTGTAGA AGGGAAGAAAGTACCTGCAGTGCCCGAAAGCCTTTTGAAAAGGCGAAAGGCCTTTGCGGCCATGAAGGCCAGTCGCATCAAGAAGatgctttctgaaaaaaag GTCCGCAAAGAGAGGAGAAAACTGATCTACAAGAGAGCTGAATTTTACCACAAGGAGTACAGACAGATGTACAGGCGCGAGATCCGCTTGTCCAGAATGGCCCGCAAAGTTGGAAACTACTATGTACCTGCTGAACCCAAGCTGGCCTTTGTGATCAGGATCAGGGG TATTAATGGTGTCAGCCCCAAGGTGCGCAAAGTGCTCCAGCTTCTCCGCCTCCGCCAGATCTTCAACGGTGTCTTTGTGAAGTTGAACAAGGCTTCCATCAACATGCTTAGGATTGCTGAGCCGTACATTGCATGGGG TTACCCCAATCTGAAGTCTGTACGCGAGCTGATCTACAAACGGGGTCACGGAAAGATCAACAAGCAGCGTATTGCTCTGGTTGACAATGACCTAATTGAGAAAAATCTTG GCAAAACTGGTATCCTCTGTACTGAAGACCTGATCCATGAAATTTACACAGTTGGAAGGAACTTCAAGGCCGCAAACAACTTCTTGTGGCCCTTCAAACTGTCCACTCCACGTGGTGGAATGAATAAGAAAACCACACATTTTGTGGAAGGTGGTGATGCTGGCAACAGGGAAGACCAGATCAACAGGCTCATCAGGAGGATGAACTAA